In one window of Parcubacteria group bacterium CG10_big_fil_rev_8_21_14_0_10_36_14 DNA:
- the yidD gene encoding membrane protein insertion efficiency factor YidD — MQEIIDFIVIGSRSWVIKLIKLYQKTLSFDHGFFKFLYPHGFCRFKPTCSEYAIGSIEKFGLIRGGIKGFWRIMRCNPWSKGGYDPVLREKK; from the coding sequence ATGCAAGAAATCATTGATTTTATTGTTATTGGATCACGCTCCTGGGTCATAAAATTAATTAAACTTTACCAAAAAACCCTGTCTTTTGATCATGGTTTTTTTAAATTTTTATATCCTCATGGTTTTTGTAGATTTAAGCCAACGTGCTCTGAGTATGCCATTGGTTCTATTGAGAAATTTGGCTTAATTAGGGGAGGAATTAAAGGTTTTTGGCGAATTATGAGATGTAATCCGTGGTCAAAGGGTGGATATGATCCTGTTTTACGAGAGAAGAAATAA